From a region of the Coprococcus comes ATCC 27758 genome:
- a CDS encoding RICIN domain-containing protein has product MKSNVIRKLLPVMLMITLTAGIAPVSYAAAEEPAQQTEGVDEEPVQDFENEDADDQISDGNNQTEEAEEVREPEVREPDLNTSEDDSEDTDAVQQDKSEKVKTQTETENMDELAGVYRDVIPDGEYVIGEKGSRQVLDVKNGSKADSANVQAYQSNMTAAQRWKVVHDSKGYLILSNTGSEKALDVNGGIAANGQNVQQYTKNMTAAQKWVAVPNEEGTIILYSALGKKLVLNVTDSNNVEICEKTDTSGTDFAFYSTQTETVKSERTIEDGTYLITNGDQTLTINSGSDGSGVRKVSKDGKSAKKAFYIAYNEKKAAYTICSVYSGRFLDANLGDVVPGAVVSASGTEAGKALQRFWKIEKDENGQMYIRNAANNQMLGSAADGELITVPADDERVVRWTFEQSDFYWSEKEIDTFAATKAEISDLTNGTYQITTSIKTEMTLDVSNGSKNDRAKIQLYESNNTNAQRWKVEATGDGYVRILNIGSGKVLDVSNGTAKSGTAVQQFQSNNSRAQKWIPVKNENGTYTFYSALGRNLVLDVSWAGNANGTQIQIYDSNETPAQMFKVYNTKVVVASEGKVLEDGYYALTSLTNNKMVLDLSGANSANGTKLQMYQSNGTLAQCFEVKYCKDGYYRLRIVATAKTVDLKGGGLIPGTIVQEWQNDDNTKNQRWVIRKNEDGSYTLISAANGLAMDAGKAVSGETVTTQETTESTNQKWQFVPFKASVSEGCYIVESALASQKVIDITNGSTAVNANAQLYSYNKTMAQKWQVRTTEDGYITLQNVGSGLYLTESGNNVCQADNSGDTEAAQWSLEVQMGGGYILINKASGKAIDVSGGNTANGTNIGTYIVNGTKAQAWKFNSASIIETGFYEFAPLTNTGLRMDVAGGSSNNGANVQVYSSNGSYAQRWWVRSAGNGWYTITSCCSAKLLDVQNASTAAGANVQQYQNNGSNAQKWKFVMGEKGIQIVSALGNVVDVKNASGKSGANVQVWSKNSSDAQQWRIYTAARPNKIGWQNPSGYPQVSSKTVVLPSYCTGYFTYVSPSTIAYDATREDCINAFIRRAYEYIGTRYIEPWSSWPGDAVDCSGFVLQCLYATGMDLGIYNPYNHRWQAWQTYNSMNWYRNNTFKPVSTSNMQRGDLIYYNGHVAIYLGNGMMIDSWPNQGVGIHPVSSRGTVIGAARPYV; this is encoded by the coding sequence ATGAAGAGTAATGTGATTAGAAAGCTGCTTCCGGTAATGCTTATGATTACATTGACAGCAGGGATTGCACCAGTATCTTATGCAGCAGCGGAAGAACCTGCGCAGCAGACAGAGGGCGTGGACGAAGAGCCAGTGCAGGATTTCGAAAATGAAGATGCAGATGATCAGATATCGGATGGGAATAATCAGACTGAGGAAGCAGAAGAAGTCAGAGAACCAGAAGTCAGGGAACCAGATTTAAATACATCAGAAGATGATTCAGAGGATACAGATGCAGTGCAACAGGATAAATCTGAGAAAGTGAAGACGCAGACTGAAACAGAGAATATGGATGAGCTGGCTGGTGTATACAGAGATGTGATTCCAGATGGTGAATATGTGATCGGGGAAAAGGGAAGCCGTCAGGTGCTGGATGTTAAAAATGGATCAAAAGCCGACAGTGCAAATGTACAAGCATATCAATCAAATATGACGGCTGCACAGAGATGGAAAGTGGTACATGATTCAAAGGGTTATCTTATTTTATCGAACACTGGTTCAGAAAAAGCACTGGACGTAAATGGTGGCATTGCCGCGAATGGTCAGAATGTACAGCAATATACGAAGAATATGACAGCAGCGCAGAAGTGGGTAGCTGTACCAAATGAAGAGGGAACAATTATTCTTTATTCAGCACTTGGTAAGAAACTGGTTCTCAACGTGACAGACAGTAACAATGTGGAAATTTGTGAAAAGACAGATACAAGTGGAACGGATTTTGCTTTTTACAGTACGCAAACAGAGACGGTGAAAAGTGAACGCACGATAGAAGATGGAACCTATCTGATTACAAATGGAGATCAGACACTTACTATAAACAGTGGTTCTGATGGAAGCGGGGTCCGGAAAGTTTCCAAAGATGGAAAGTCCGCGAAAAAGGCTTTTTACATAGCATACAATGAAAAAAAAGCAGCGTATACGATTTGTTCAGTATATTCAGGCAGATTTCTGGATGCAAATTTAGGAGATGTTGTTCCGGGAGCTGTAGTTTCAGCATCTGGAACAGAAGCCGGAAAAGCATTACAGAGATTCTGGAAGATTGAGAAGGACGAAAATGGTCAGATGTATATCCGAAATGCGGCAAACAATCAAATGCTAGGAAGTGCAGCAGACGGAGAACTGATTACAGTTCCGGCAGATGATGAGAGAGTAGTAAGATGGACGTTTGAACAATCTGATTTTTATTGGAGCGAAAAAGAGATTGATACTTTTGCGGCAACAAAAGCAGAAATTTCGGATCTGACAAATGGGACCTATCAGATTACAACGTCAATAAAGACAGAAATGACCCTGGATGTCTCGAATGGATCAAAAAATGATCGGGCTAAAATTCAGTTGTATGAGTCAAATAATACGAATGCGCAGAGATGGAAAGTCGAAGCTACAGGAGACGGATATGTAAGAATTTTGAATATTGGATCCGGAAAAGTTTTGGATGTGAGCAATGGTACAGCTAAAAGTGGAACAGCTGTACAGCAATTTCAAAGTAATAATTCCAGGGCGCAGAAATGGATTCCTGTAAAAAATGAAAATGGAACCTATACATTTTATTCAGCTTTGGGACGGAATCTGGTATTAGATGTGTCATGGGCGGGAAATGCAAATGGAACGCAGATTCAGATCTATGATTCTAATGAAACACCAGCACAGATGTTTAAAGTCTATAATACAAAAGTGGTCGTAGCATCGGAAGGGAAAGTGCTCGAAGATGGTTATTATGCACTGACTTCCCTTACAAATAATAAGATGGTTCTGGATCTGAGTGGTGCAAATTCTGCAAATGGCACAAAATTGCAGATGTATCAGTCTAATGGAACACTGGCTCAATGCTTTGAAGTAAAGTATTGTAAAGATGGTTATTACAGACTGAGAATTGTTGCAACCGCGAAAACGGTGGATTTAAAAGGCGGGGGACTGATTCCGGGAACAATTGTTCAGGAATGGCAAAACGATGATAATACCAAAAATCAGAGATGGGTTATCCGGAAAAATGAGGATGGTTCCTATACTTTGATTTCAGCAGCGAATGGTCTTGCTATGGATGCGGGCAAAGCTGTTTCCGGTGAAACAGTTACAACACAGGAAACAACAGAAAGTACAAACCAGAAATGGCAGTTTGTTCCATTTAAAGCATCTGTAAGTGAAGGCTGTTATATTGTTGAGTCTGCACTTGCTTCACAGAAAGTGATTGATATCACAAATGGAAGTACTGCAGTAAATGCGAATGCGCAGTTATATTCTTATAATAAGACGATGGCACAGAAGTGGCAGGTTCGCACAACAGAAGATGGATATATTACATTACAGAATGTAGGATCAGGTCTTTATCTGACAGAATCAGGAAATAATGTATGTCAGGCAGATAATTCAGGAGATACAGAAGCTGCACAATGGAGTTTAGAAGTGCAGATGGGAGGTGGATATATCCTTATCAATAAGGCATCTGGAAAAGCGATTGATGTATCAGGTGGAAATACTGCGAATGGAACCAATATCGGAACCTATATAGTGAATGGAACAAAAGCACAGGCATGGAAATTTAACAGTGCAAGTATAATTGAAACCGGATTTTACGAATTTGCACCACTCACAAATACAGGACTCAGGATGGATGTAGCAGGAGGTTCTTCAAATAATGGTGCAAACGTTCAGGTGTATTCTTCAAATGGAAGTTATGCGCAGCGTTGGTGGGTAAGAAGTGCGGGAAATGGATGGTATACGATTACATCCTGCTGTTCAGCAAAACTGCTGGATGTACAAAATGCATCTACAGCAGCCGGTGCAAATGTACAGCAGTATCAGAATAACGGAAGTAATGCCCAAAAATGGAAATTTGTTATGGGAGAGAAAGGAATTCAGATTGTATCTGCACTTGGAAATGTAGTGGATGTCAAAAATGCATCTGGAAAATCAGGTGCAAATGTTCAGGTATGGAGCAAAAATTCTTCAGATGCACAGCAGTGGAGGATATATACAGCAGCAAGACCGAATAAGATTGGATGGCAGAATCCGTCAGGATATCCACAGGTGAGTTCGAAAACAGTTGTACTTCCAAGCTATTGTACAGGTTATTTTACTTATGTATCGCCTTCAACGATTGCATATGATGCAACTCGTGAAGATTGTATTAATGCATTTATCAGACGTGCATATGAGTATATTGGAACAAGATATATAGAACCTTGGTCAAGCTGGCCGGGAGATGCAGTGGATTGTTCGGGATTTGTATTACAGTGTTTATATGCAACTGGCATGGATTTAGGAATTTACAATCCTTATAATCACAGATGGCAGGCATGGCAAACCTATAATTCTATGAATTGGTACAGAAATAATACCTTTAAGCCGGTAAGTACATCAAATATGCAGAGAGGCGATCTGATTTATTACAATGGACATGTGGCAATTTATCTCGGAAATGGAATGATGATTGATTCATGGCCGAATCAGGGAGTAGGTATTCATCCAGTGTCAAGTCGTGGAACGGTGATTGGAGCGGCAAGACCATATGTGTAA
- a CDS encoding M20 metallopeptidase family protein produces MAHKILEEAQEINDLLIKWRRDLHQIPETDLELPKTVEYISKRLDEMNVEYKVFPEVSVIIAQIGKGDKCFLLRSDMDALPVEEETGLEFASKNGCMHGCGHDLHATILLGAAKILKAHEEELPGVVKLLFQPGEETFRGAKAAVEAGVLENPHVDAAFAAHVFAAIPCGTIGYGVEAMASVYGFKITLTGRGGHGSAPEGCIDPINAGVEVYHALQALIARECPPSAEAALTIGQFTAGNAANVIPERCVLQGTLRTFNEEVRTMLIRRINEIVPAVAAAYRTTCEIEELSNVPSVTCNEELNAEYIKSVESLENPGTTINGGFHVMGSEDFAVISAKIPASYFVVGAGVEDQSKWKGQHNPKILFNEKALPLGAAMYAKIAMDWLAK; encoded by the coding sequence ATGGCACATAAAATTTTAGAAGAAGCGCAGGAAATAAATGATCTACTTATAAAATGGAGAAGAGATCTTCATCAAATTCCTGAGACGGATCTGGAGCTTCCAAAGACTGTGGAATATATCAGTAAACGTCTGGATGAGATGAATGTAGAATACAAGGTATTTCCTGAGGTTTCAGTGATTATCGCTCAGATTGGAAAAGGGGATAAATGTTTTCTTCTGAGAAGTGATATGGATGCGCTTCCGGTAGAAGAGGAAACGGGACTTGAATTTGCATCAAAGAATGGCTGTATGCATGGATGCGGACATGATCTGCACGCTACGATCCTTCTTGGAGCGGCAAAAATTTTAAAGGCGCATGAAGAAGAACTGCCGGGCGTGGTCAAATTATTGTTCCAGCCAGGTGAGGAGACCTTCCGCGGAGCGAAAGCAGCAGTGGAAGCAGGAGTCCTGGAGAATCCGCATGTAGATGCTGCCTTTGCAGCGCATGTATTTGCGGCAATTCCATGTGGAACGATTGGATATGGTGTGGAAGCCATGGCATCTGTATATGGCTTTAAAATCACCCTTACAGGACGTGGCGGACACGGTTCTGCACCGGAGGGCTGTATTGACCCGATCAATGCTGGTGTAGAAGTTTATCATGCTCTTCAGGCACTGATCGCCAGGGAATGTCCACCATCAGCAGAGGCAGCACTTACAATTGGACAGTTTACAGCTGGTAATGCAGCAAATGTAATTCCGGAGCGCTGCGTGCTTCAGGGAACACTAAGGACATTTAATGAAGAAGTAAGGACGATGCTGATCCGGAGGATCAATGAAATTGTTCCGGCTGTTGCAGCAGCTTATCGTACTACATGTGAAATCGAAGAACTCAGCAATGTTCCGAGTGTAACTTGCAATGAAGAACTGAATGCAGAGTATATTAAAAGTGTTGAGTCTCTTGAGAATCCGGGAACAACGATTAACGGTGGATTTCATGTCATGGGATCCGAAGACTTTGCCGTGATTTCGGCAAAAATACCGGCAAGTTATTTTGTAGTCGGAGCCGGAGTGGAAGATCAGAGTAAATGGAAAGGACAGCATAATCCAAAGATTCTGTTTAATGAAAAAGCATTACCGCTTGGCGCAGCCATGTATGCGAAGATTGCAATGGACTGGCTGGCAAAATAG
- a CDS encoding homoserine dehydrogenase, giving the protein MTDTKTIKVGLLGLGTVGTGVYKLIGRRSEEMQQKTGAALEIKKILVHNMKKVRQGVDQNLLTDQWKEIIEDDEIQIVIEVMGGIEPAKTMITEALKAGKNVVSANKDLIAEYGKELYDAAKEGSADFLFEAAVAGGIPIIRPLKQCLEGNQIDEIMGIVNGTTNYILTKMFENGMDFTEALAKATELGYAEADPTADVEGLDAGRKVAIMATSAFHSQVKFSDVYTEGITKITAADVNYAKEMGNVIKLIGIARNTSNGIEAGVYPMMIDKKHPLATVRDSFNAVFVHGDAVGDTMFYGRGAGELPTASAVVGDVMDVTRNIVWNCTGRIGWSAYKELPIKEFADVKNRFFIRMQVSNEPGVLAAIAKVFGDHKVSIERVIQEQAKAAKAELVIGTSAVKEYHLQDALEELKEMPIVSEISSIIREY; this is encoded by the coding sequence ATGACAGATACAAAGACAATCAAAGTAGGATTACTTGGACTTGGAACAGTCGGAACAGGTGTTTATAAATTGATTGGACGCCGCAGTGAAGAGATGCAGCAGAAGACCGGCGCCGCTCTTGAAATAAAGAAAATCCTGGTACACAACATGAAAAAAGTAAGACAGGGTGTAGATCAGAATCTGCTGACAGATCAGTGGAAAGAGATTATAGAAGATGATGAAATCCAAATCGTGATCGAGGTGATGGGCGGAATTGAGCCAGCGAAAACGATGATCACAGAAGCACTGAAAGCAGGGAAAAATGTAGTAAGTGCAAATAAGGATCTGATCGCAGAATATGGAAAGGAACTCTATGACGCTGCGAAAGAAGGTAGCGCTGATTTCCTGTTTGAAGCAGCGGTAGCAGGAGGAATCCCGATCATCCGTCCGCTTAAGCAGTGCCTGGAAGGCAACCAGATCGATGAGATCATGGGAATTGTCAACGGTACGACTAACTATATCCTGACAAAGATGTTTGAAAATGGAATGGATTTCACAGAAGCACTCGCAAAGGCGACAGAGCTTGGCTATGCAGAAGCGGATCCGACGGCGGATGTGGAAGGCCTGGACGCAGGACGTAAGGTGGCAATCATGGCTACGTCAGCATTCCATTCACAGGTGAAATTTTCGGATGTCTATACGGAGGGAATCACAAAGATCACAGCAGCAGATGTAAATTACGCAAAAGAGATGGGAAATGTGATCAAACTGATCGGTATTGCGAGAAATACATCTAATGGAATTGAAGCAGGTGTTTATCCGATGATGATCGATAAGAAACATCCGCTCGCTACCGTAAGAGATTCCTTTAATGCTGTTTTTGTACACGGAGATGCAGTTGGGGATACCATGTTCTATGGAAGAGGAGCAGGAGAACTGCCGACCGCAAGTGCAGTTGTCGGAGATGTGATGGATGTTACAAGAAATATTGTATGGAACTGTACCGGAAGAATCGGATGGAGCGCATACAAAGAGCTTCCGATCAAGGAATTTGCGGATGTCAAGAATCGTTTCTTTATCCGTATGCAGGTGAGTAATGAACCGGGAGTACTGGCAGCAATCGCGAAAGTATTCGGAGATCATAAGGTAAGTATCGAACGTGTGATCCAGGAACAGGCAAAAGCGGCAAAGGCAGAACTTGTCATCGGAACATCCGCAGTCAAGGAATACCATCTTCAGGATGCACTGGAGGAATTAAAAGAAATGCCGATCGTAAGTGAGATCAGCAGCATTATCAGAGAATATTAG
- the thyA gene encoding thymidylate synthase codes for MSYADKVFIEMCRDIIDNGTSTEGEKVRPRWEDGTPAYTVKKFGVVNRYDLRKEFPALTLRRTGIKSCTDELLWIWQKKSNNIHDLNSHIWDSWADEDGSIGKAYGYQMGVKHVYKEGMMDQVDRVLYDLKNNPYSRRIMTNIYVHQDLHEMNLYPCAYSMTFNVTKEKGSDKLTLNGILNQRSQDVLAANNWNVCQYAVLLHMLAQVCDMQVGEFVHVIADAHIYDRHISLIEELISRETHPAPKFWLNPEVKDFYQFTPDDVRLDDYVTGPQIKNIPIAV; via the coding sequence ATGAGTTATGCAGACAAAGTTTTTATAGAGATGTGCAGGGACATCATTGATAATGGAACCAGCACAGAAGGAGAAAAGGTACGTCCGAGATGGGAAGACGGGACTCCGGCGTATACTGTAAAAAAATTTGGTGTGGTGAACCGGTATGATCTGCGAAAAGAATTCCCGGCACTGACACTCAGAAGAACCGGGATCAAAAGCTGTACGGACGAGCTTTTGTGGATCTGGCAGAAAAAATCCAATAATATCCACGATCTGAACAGTCACATCTGGGACAGCTGGGCAGATGAAGATGGATCGATCGGGAAGGCATACGGCTATCAGATGGGCGTAAAGCATGTCTACAAAGAAGGAATGATGGATCAGGTAGACCGTGTACTCTATGATCTGAAGAATAATCCTTACAGCCGCCGGATCATGACGAATATCTATGTACATCAAGATCTTCATGAGATGAATCTGTATCCGTGTGCATACAGCATGACGTTCAATGTGACAAAAGAAAAAGGCAGCGACAAGCTGACACTGAACGGAATCCTGAACCAGCGTTCCCAGGATGTGTTGGCGGCAAATAACTGGAATGTATGCCAGTATGCTGTGCTGCTTCATATGCTCGCGCAGGTATGCGATATGCAGGTGGGCGAATTTGTACATGTGATCGCAGATGCACATATTTACGACAGGCATATTTCACTGATCGAGGAACTGATTTCAAGAGAGACGCACCCGGCACCGAAATTCTGGCTGAATCCGGAAGTGAAAGATTTCTATCAGTTTACACCGGATGACGTAAGATTAGACGATTATGTGACAGGACCGCAGATCAAAAATATTCCGATCGCGGTTTAG
- a CDS encoding dihydrofolate reductase, producing the protein MNIIVNADKNWAIGKNNSLLVRIPADMKYFRQMTEGNIVVMGRKTLESFPQGRPLANRVNIVISHNPDYQVKDAIVVHSVEEAMQECKKHKGEVFVIGGESIYRAMLPYCNIAYVTRTDHVYEADTWFPDLEKDPDWQKTAETDEQTYFDLEYVFAKYERIK; encoded by the coding sequence ATGAACATTATTGTAAATGCAGATAAAAACTGGGCAATAGGAAAGAATAACAGTCTGCTTGTACGAATCCCGGCAGATATGAAATACTTCCGTCAGATGACAGAAGGAAATATTGTCGTGATGGGAAGAAAGACGCTGGAAAGCTTTCCGCAGGGGCGTCCGCTTGCCAACCGGGTTAATATCGTGATTTCCCATAATCCGGATTATCAGGTGAAGGATGCGATCGTGGTACACAGTGTGGAAGAGGCAATGCAGGAATGTAAAAAGCACAAAGGAGAAGTCTTTGTGATCGGCGGAGAAAGTATTTACCGTGCAATGCTTCCGTATTGTAATATAGCGTATGTTACGCGGACAGATCATGTATATGAGGCAGATACCTGGTTCCCGGATCTGGAAAAGGATCCGGATTGGCAAAAAACAGCTGAGACGGATGAACAGACATATTTCGATCTTGAGTATGTATTTGCAAAATATGAAAGAATAAAATAG
- the ilvB gene encoding biosynthetic-type acetolactate synthase large subunit produces the protein MKKISGNKLLVKALKEEGVDILFGYPGACTIDISDEIYKQDYTKVVLPRHEQALVHAADAYARSTGKVGVCLVTSGPGATNLVTGIATANYDSVPLVCFTGQVARHLIGNDAFQEVDIVGITRSITKYGVTVRKREDLGRIIKEAFYIARSGRPGPVLVDLPKDVMAELGSPNYPETVNIRGYKPSTGVHIGQLKRAVKMLGKAKKPLFLAGGGVNIAGANKAFTELVERTQIPVVTTIMGRGAIPTTHPLFIGNLGMHGAYASNMAVEECDLLFSIGTRFNDRITGKLHAFAPKATIVHIDIDTSSISRNIQVDIPIVADAKEAIEKLLEYVEPMEKKESWMEQIEGWKEEHPLRMKPKGDQMQAQDILETINEVFKEDDKIVVTDVGQHQMFTSQYLEVNEKTRLYMSGGLGTMGYGFPGAVGAQIGNPDSTVIAISGDGGMQMNIQEFATAVLEELPLILCVFNNTYLGMVRQWQKLFYGKRYSMTDLRAGAATRRGEEHPPKYTPDFVKLAESYGAKGIRVTEKSEMKAAFEQAKANRALKVPTLIEFMLDPEVQVYPMVRPGGTLEDLLMD, from the coding sequence ATGAAAAAAATATCAGGGAACAAATTACTTGTAAAAGCATTAAAAGAGGAGGGGGTAGATATCCTTTTTGGATATCCGGGAGCCTGTACAATTGATATCAGTGATGAAATATACAAACAGGATTACACAAAAGTTGTACTTCCGCGTCATGAACAGGCACTTGTCCATGCTGCAGACGCTTACGCCAGATCAACAGGAAAAGTCGGGGTATGTCTGGTAACAAGCGGACCGGGTGCAACCAATCTGGTGACAGGAATTGCAACGGCAAATTATGACAGTGTACCGCTGGTATGTTTTACCGGACAGGTTGCGAGACATCTGATCGGAAATGATGCATTCCAGGAAGTTGATATTGTAGGTATTACAAGAAGTATCACAAAATACGGTGTGACAGTAAGAAAGAGAGAAGATCTGGGAAGAATCATCAAAGAGGCATTCTATATTGCGCGTAGCGGACGTCCGGGTCCGGTTCTTGTGGATCTCCCGAAAGATGTAATGGCAGAGCTTGGAAGCCCGAATTATCCGGAGACAGTCAATATCCGCGGATATAAGCCGAGTACCGGTGTTCACATCGGACAGCTTAAGAGAGCAGTCAAGATGCTTGGAAAAGCAAAGAAACCGTTGTTCCTTGCCGGTGGTGGGGTAAATATTGCAGGAGCGAATAAGGCGTTTACCGAACTTGTAGAACGTACCCAGATCCCGGTTGTGACAACGATCATGGGACGTGGTGCGATTCCGACAACGCATCCGCTTTTTATCGGTAATCTGGGGATGCACGGTGCATATGCATCCAATATGGCAGTGGAAGAATGCGATCTGCTGTTCTCGATCGGGACCAGATTTAACGATCGTATCACCGGAAAACTGCATGCATTTGCACCGAAGGCTACGATCGTACATATCGACATTGATACTTCCTCCATCTCACGTAACATTCAGGTAGATATTCCGATCGTTGCGGATGCAAAAGAAGCAATTGAAAAATTATTGGAATATGTAGAACCAATGGAGAAAAAAGAAAGCTGGATGGAACAGATCGAAGGCTGGAAAGAGGAGCATCCGCTTAGGATGAAACCAAAGGGAGACCAGATGCAGGCTCAGGATATTCTGGAGACGATCAATGAAGTGTTTAAAGAGGATGACAAGATTGTTGTGACAGATGTAGGACAGCATCAGATGTTCACATCCCAGTATCTGGAAGTGAATGAAAAGACCAGACTTTATATGTCCGGCGGACTTGGAACCATGGGATATGGATTCCCGGGAGCAGTCGGAGCGCAGATTGGCAATCCGGACAGTACGGTGATTGCAATTTCCGGTGATGGCGGTATGCAGATGAATATTCAGGAATTTGCAACAGCAGTGCTGGAAGAACTTCCTTTGATCCTCTGTGTATTTAACAATACCTATCTTGGAATGGTTCGCCAGTGGCAGAAACTTTTCTATGGAAAACGCTATTCTATGACAGATCTTCGTGCAGGCGCAGCGACAAGACGTGGAGAAGAGCATCCACCGAAATATACGCCGGACTTTGTAAAACTTGCAGAAAGCTATGGGGCAAAGGGAATCCGTGTAACCGAAAAATCCGAGATGAAAGCAGCATTTGAACAGGCAAAAGCAAACCGTGCACTGAAGGTGCCGACTCTGATCGAATTCATGCTGGATCCGGAAGTACAGGTTTATCCGATGGTACGTCCGGGCGGAACCCTGGAAGATCTTTTGATGGATTAA
- the ilvN gene encoding acetolactate synthase small subunit — translation MDNTMKKRWISLYVENQVGVLSKISGLFSGKSYNLESLTVGRTEDPTISKMTIETNSDEETYEQIKKQLNRMVEVIRVIDFTEVSVVMQELMFIKVKNCTPEDKTELFQIAQTYQAKVRDYGKDSVLLEFVHTAHKNTAIIQFLRSEFNSIEVVRGGSVGIEAITMPKR, via the coding sequence ATGGATAATACAATGAAAAAAAGATGGATTTCCTTATATGTGGAAAATCAGGTTGGTGTACTTTCAAAGATTTCCGGACTCTTTTCCGGTAAATCCTATAATCTGGAGAGTCTGACGGTAGGTAGAACAGAAGATCCGACTATCTCCAAAATGACGATTGAGACGAACAGTGATGAAGAGACTTATGAGCAGATCAAAAAACAGCTGAACCGTATGGTTGAAGTCATCAGAGTCATTGATTTTACAGAAGTATCTGTTGTTATGCAGGAGCTGATGTTTATCAAGGTAAAAAACTGTACACCGGAAGATAAGACAGAGCTTTTCCAGATCGCGCAGACCTATCAGGCAAAGGTACGTGATTATGGAAAAGACAGTGTGCTTCTTGAATTTGTACACACGGCACATAAAAATACAGCGATCATCCAGTTTCTACGTTCTGAATTCAATTCAATTGAAGTTGTAAGAGGCGGAAGTGTGGGGATTGAAGCGATCACAATGCCAAAAAGATAA
- a CDS encoding branched-chain amino acid aminotransferase — protein MEKKQIDWSSIGFGYIPTEKRYVSNYKDGKWDDGCLTEDANIVLNECAGVLQYSQSVFEGMKAYTTEDGRIVVFRPDMNAKRFADSARRLEMPVFPEDRFVDAIVQVVKANAAYVPPYGSGASLYIRPYMFGSNPVIGVKPADEYQFRAFVTPVGPYFKGGAKPITIKVSDFDRAAPHGTGHIKAGLNYAMSLHAIVTAHEEGYAENMYLDAATRTKVEETGGANFIFVTKDGKVVTPKSNSILPSITRRSILYVAEHYLGLETEEREVYLDEVKDFAECGLCGTAAVISPVGKIVDHGKEICFPSGMDEMGPVIKKLYETLTGIQMGHIEAPEGWIQVVE, from the coding sequence ATGGAAAAGAAACAGATTGACTGGTCAAGCATAGGATTTGGTTATATCCCGACCGAAAAGAGATATGTTTCAAATTACAAAGATGGAAAGTGGGATGATGGATGCCTGACAGAAGATGCCAACATTGTATTGAATGAGTGTGCAGGTGTTCTGCAGTATTCCCAGTCAGTATTTGAAGGTATGAAGGCATACACAACAGAAGACGGACGCATCGTTGTATTCCGCCCGGATATGAACGCAAAGAGATTTGCTGATTCCGCAAGAAGACTTGAGATGCCGGTATTTCCGGAAGACCGTTTTGTAGATGCGATCGTACAGGTAGTAAAAGCTAATGCGGCTTATGTACCACCTTACGGATCAGGAGCGTCCCTTTATATCCGTCCATATATGTTCGGAAGCAATCCGGTTATCGGAGTTAAACCTGCTGACGAATATCAGTTCCGTGCATTTGTAACACCAGTAGGACCATATTTCAAGGGCGGCGCAAAGCCGATCACAATTAAAGTCTCAGACTTTGACCGTGCAGCACCGCATGGAACAGGACATATCAAAGCTGGTCTTAACTATGCAATGAGCTTACATGCAATTGTAACAGCACATGAAGAAGGCTATGCAGAGAATATGTATCTGGATGCAGCAACAAGAACAAAAGTAGAAGAGACAGGTGGAGCAAATTTCATCTTCGTCACAAAAGATGGTAAAGTAGTTACTCCGAAGTCAAACAGTATCCTTCCATCTATTACAAGACGTTCTATTCTTTATGTGGCAGAACATTATCTTGGACTTGAGACAGAAGAAAGAGAAGTATATCTTGATGAAGTAAAAGACTTTGCAGAATGCGGACTTTGTGGAACAGCAGCAGTTATTTCACCGGTTGGAAAGATTGTAGATCATGGTAAAGAAATCTGCTTCCCAAGCGGAATGGATGAGATGGGACCTGTTATCAAGAAATTATATGAAACACTTACCGGAATTCAGATGGGACACATCGAAGCACCGGAAGGATGGATCCAGGTGGTTGAATAA